One Cucumis sativus cultivar 9930 chromosome 1, Cucumber_9930_V3, whole genome shotgun sequence DNA segment encodes these proteins:
- the LOC101217019 gene encoding glutathione S-transferase U9, with protein sequence MADQNRVVLYGMWASPYAKRVQLALKIKGIPFQYVEEDLQNKSPDLLKFNPVYKKVPVLVHNGRPICESALILEYIEEVWNNNGPSLLPQDPYKRAQVRFWADYVQKQVFEGFFLLMKTEGEAQEKAVEDVKEKLKVLEEQGLKNLLAEGSTFVNGDELGYLDIVMLTLLGMYKVHEEFFGVKIVEEEKIPVVFSWLNRLIEHPFAKESAPPKEKVLGFLHFLRQKFIHSQAAA encoded by the exons ATGGCTGATCAAAACAGAGTGGTGCTTTATGGAATGTGGGCTAGCCCTTATGCCAAGAGAGTCCAACTCGCTCTTAAAATCAAGGGCATCCCTTTTCAATATGTGGAAGAAGATCTCCAGAACAAGAGCCCAGATCTTCTCAAATTCAATCCTGTTTACAAGAAAGTTCCCGTACTCGTCCATAATGGAAGACCCATTTGCGAATCAGCTCTAATTTTGGAGTACATAGAGGAAGTTTGGAACAACAACGGCCCTTCTCTTCTACCTCAAGATCCTTACAAACGAGCCCAGGTTCGATTCTGGGCTGATTACGTTCAGAAACAG GTGTTTGagggtttctttttattaatgaaaacaGAAGGGGAAGCACAAGAGAAAGCCGTTGAAGATGTGAAAGAGAAGCTGAAAGTTCTTGAAGAACAGGGGTTGAAGAATTTGTTGGCAGAGGGAAGTACCTTTGTGAATGGAGATGAACTTGGATATTTGGACATAGTTATGTTGACATTGCTTGGAATGTACAAGGTTCATGAAGAGTTTTTTGGAGTGAAAATTgtggaagaagagaagatcCCAGTTGTGTTCTCATGGTTGAATAGATTGATAGAACATCCATTTGCAAAGGAGTCTGCTCCTCCCAAAGAAAAGGTTTTAGGGTTTCTTCACTTCCTTAGACAAAAATTCATACACTCACAGGCTGCTGCTTAA
- the LOC101203519 gene encoding glutathione S-transferase U9, which yields MTEENKVVLYGLWASPFVKRVELALKIKAIPFEYVEEDFLNKSPELLKFNPVYKKVPVLVHNGRPICESAIIFEYIEEVWNNNGPPLLPQDPYKRSQIRFWADFVQNQLFDGLLLAMKTEGEAQEKAIKEVKEKLKVIEEQGLKSLLAEGSPFVNGDELGYLDIGMLTVLGRYKIYEEFFGMKIMEEEEIPIVFSWLNRLIEHPIAKEGAPPKEKVLGLLHIVRRRFLPSPVTA from the exons ATGACAGAGGAAAACAAAGTGGTGCTTTATGGATTGTGGGCGAGTCCTTTTGTAAAGAGGGTCGAACTCGCCCTTAAAATCAAAGCCATCCCTTTTGAATATGTAGAAGAAGATTTCCTGAACAAAAGCCCAGAGCTTCTCAAATTCAATCCTGTTTACAAGAAGGTTCCTGTACTCGTCCACAATGGAAGACCCATTTGCGAATCAGCTATAATTTTTGAGTACATAGAGGAAGTTTGGAACAACAACGGCCCTCCTCTTCTACCTCAAGATCCCTACAAAAGATCCCAGATTCGATTCTGGGCTGATTTCGTTCAGAATCag TTGTTTGATGGTCTACTTTTAGCAATGAAGACAGAAGGGGAAGCACAAGAGAAAGCCATAAAAGAAGTGAAAGAGAAGCTGAAAGTTATCGAAGAACAGGGCTTGAAGAGTTTGTTGGCAGAGGGAAGTCCATTTGTAAATGGAGATGAACTTGGATATTTAGACATAGGGATGTTGACAGTTCTTGGAAGGTACAAGATTTATGAAGAGTtttttggaatgaaaattATGGAAGAAGAGGAGATCCCAATTGTATTCTCGTGGTTGAATAGATTGATTGAGCACCCTATTGCAAAGGAGGGAGCTCCTCCCAAGGAAAAAGTTTTGGGGCTTCTTCACATCGTTAGGCGAAGATTTCTACCATCCCCTGTTACTGCTTAA
- the LOC101216786 gene encoding uncharacterized protein C1A6.01c encodes MATSGQWLEKALDDLCKKMETGWGLDKDMISGLVSYCELAQPQDAKEYLDNIIGQEVGKSVINEYLRLRGHSDLCSKTLDVPTSTLHTYVKPPSHEVSFGGSKKPVKTPKTISISSKEIEPKKATTSSNVESQVSSDTRNSSSGKGNQSSSRKKKATKVVSLAEAAKGSIVFQQGKPCSCQARRHRLVSNCLSCGKIVCEQEGEGPCSFCGSLVLREGSTYAGMDEGFTPLSDAEAAAEAYAKRLVEYDRNSAARTSVIDDQSDYYQIEGNSWLSNEEKELLKKKQEEIEEAERAKRNKVVVTFDLVGRKVLLNEDDSSELESHTNIMRPADEREVNRIKPNPSLQIHPVFLDPGPREKSTKDRNSNKAVGKKGICLEITGRVQHDSNELKHLMMESV; translated from the exons atgGCGACTTCAGGGCAGTGGCTGGAGAAGGCGTTGGATGATCTCTGCAAGAAGATGGAAACTGGTTGGGGTCTCGATAAGGATATGATTTCTGGCTTGGTTTCATACTGTGAGCTCGCCCAGCCCCAAGACGCTAAAGAGTATCTTGAT AACATCATAGGTCAGGAAGTTGGTAAAAGTGTGATAAATGAGTATTTGCGGCTGCGAGGTCATTCTGACCTCTGCAGCAAAACGTTGGATGTTCCAACTTCAACCTTACATACCTATGTCAAACCACCCTCCCATGAAGTTTCTTTTGGCGGATCCAAGAAACCTGTTAAAACACCAAAAACCATTTCTATCTCCAGTAAAGAGATAGAACCAAAGAAGGCTACTACCTCTAGTAACGTGGAAAGCCAGGTTTCATCAGATACTCGCAATTCATCATCTGGCAAAGGGAATCAAAGTTCTTCTAGAAAGAAGAAGGCTACCAAAGTTGTTTCTCTGGCTGAAGCTGCCAAAGGATCAATTGTGTTCCAGCAAGGAAAACCATGTTCATGCCAAGCTCGTCGTCATAGATTAGTGAGCAATTGTCTATCATGTGGCAAGATTGTATGTGAACAAGAGGGAGAAGGCCCATGCAGTTTTTGTGGATCCCTTGTGCTGAGAGAAGGGAGCACGTATGCTGGTATGGATGAAGGTTTTACCCCACTTTCAGATGCTGAAGCAGCAGCTGAAGCTTATGCAAAAAGGTTAGTTGAATATGACAGAAACTCTGCTGCAAGAACATCTGTAATCGATGATCAAAGTGATTATTACCAGATTGAGGGCAATAGCTGGTTGTCTAATGAG gAAAAGGagcttttgaaaaagaaacaagaggaGATTGAAGAGGCTGAACGAGCTAAACGAAACAAAGTGGTTGTAACCTTTGACTTGGTTGGCCGCAAG GTTCTTTTGAATGAAGATGATTCTTCTGAACTTGAATCACACACCAATATCATGCGGCCAGCAGATGAAAGAGAAGTGAATAGAATTAAACCAAATCCATCTCTTCAAATACATCCTGTCTTTTTAGATCCAGGCCCCAGAGAGAAATCCACCAAAGACAGAAACTCAAACAAAGCCGTTGGCAAAAAAGGCATTTGTCTGGAAATTACTGGAAGGGTGCAGCATGATAGCAATGAATTGAAGCATCTTATGATGGAAAGTGTTTGA
- the LOC101203766 gene encoding glutathione S-transferase U9, with product MAEQNRVVLYGMWASPYAKRIQLALKIKGIPFQYVEEDLPNKSPDLLKFNPVYKKVPVLVHNGRSICESALILEYIEEVWNNNGPSLLPQDPYKRSQIRFWADYLQKQVFEGLFLLIKTEGEAQEKAIEDVKEKLKVLEEQGLKNLLAEGSTFVNGDELGYLDIVMFTVLGMYKVHEEFFGVKIVEEEKIPVVFSWLNRLIEHPIAKEVTPPKEKVLGFLHFIRQKLLRSQAAA from the exons ATGGCTGAGCAAAACAGAGTGGTGCTTTATGGAATGTGGGCTAGCCCTTATGCCAAGAGAATCCAACTCGCTCTTAAAATCAAAGGCATCCCTTTTCAATATGTGGAAGAAGATCTCCCGAACAAGAGCCCAGATCTTCTCAAATTCAATCCTGTTTACAAGAAAGTTCCCGTACTCGTCCATAATGGAAGATCCATTTGCGAATCAGCTCTAATTTTGGAGTACATAGAGGAAGTTTGGAACAACAATGGCCCTTCTCTTCTACCTCAAGATCCTTACAAACGATCCCAGATTCGATTCTGGGCTGATTACCTTCAGAAACAG GTGTTCGagggtttgtttttattaattaaaacagaaGGGGAAGCACAAGAGAAAGCCATTGAAGATGTGAAAGAGAAGCTGAAAGTTCTTGAAGAACAGGGGTTGAAGAATTTATTGGCAGAGGGAAGTACATTTGTGAATGGAGATGAACTTGGATATTTGGACATAGTTATGTTTACAGTGCTTGGAATGTACAAGGTTCATGAAGAGTTTTTTGGAGTGAAAATTGTGGAGGAAGAGAAGATCCCAGTTGTGTTCTCATGGTTGAATAGATTGATAGAACATCCAATTGCAAAGGAGGTTACTCCTCCCAAAGAAAAGGTTTTGGGGTTTCTTCACTTCATTAGACAAAAATTGCTACGCTCACAGGCTGCTGCTTAA
- the LOC101218524 gene encoding protein PHYTOCHROME KINASE SUBSTRATE 1: protein MESECKAHPPNVLSSYPTPNEDKFLQKNPPVKSEQQQLPYATSSNQKALCSKNMKKTASSEEEIGVFRAERYYGMKLEDESTRVVENCGSNYAKKKEQRPDVQYRRQKSRSGTSSVTSESSWNSQAALFPSFLRNSSQNIQNKTKGRSLLVSLTCNRSCSDKKSILVHRNFQGQKGLQGNDVKKEATRNEQNHIIMDGRMKFQTATMVKHKPKSSISGVTTREEELVFPISNSQLQNLSKIQDEDPRKSIEVFGSNKLDKKDLVAKNLEKKLSVLKWDAIPKAKATQTAPRSDQMIEDIGSDASSDLFEIENISGINGKPFTRNTSDVISSSMTAYEPSEASIEWSAVTASAADFSSVADYDEKKVTARTKTTQLEKDLHKSHHSGLLGCKSYKAVSIAETSYRNIEKLNSDSRRFPRLDSTMIATNATG from the coding sequence ATGGAAAGTGAATGCAAAGCCCATCCTCCCAATGTTTTGTCTTCATATCCTACACCAAATGAAGACAAATTTCTACAGAAGAATCCTCCTGTGAAATCTGAACAGCAGCAACTTCCTTATGCTACCAGTTCGAACCAAAAGGCTTTGTGTTCTAAAAACATGAAGAAGACGGCAAGTTCAGAAGAGGAGATTGGAGTTTTCAGAGCTGAAAGGTACTATGGCATGAAACTGGAAGATGAAAGCACAAGAGTTGTTGAGAATTGTGGTAGCAACTAtgcaaagaagaaagaacaacGACCTGATGTGCAATATAGGAGACAAAAGAGCAGATCAGGAACTTCAAGTGTGACTTCTGAATCAAGTTGGAATAGCCAAGCTGCTTTATTTCCAAGTTTTTTGAGAAATTCATctcaaaacatccaaaacAAGACAAAAGGAAGAAGCCTGTTGGTTAGCCTTACCTGCAACAGGTCTTGTTCTGATAAAAAGTCTATTCTTGTCCATAGGAATTTTCAAGGACAAAAAGGATTGCAAGGGAATGATGTCAAAAAAGAAGCTACCAGGAATGAAcaaaatcatatcatcatGGATGGTAGAATGAAGTTTCAAACAGCTACTATGGTGAAACAcaaaccaaaaagttcaatttctGGTGTGACAACAAGAGAAGAGGAGTTGGTATTTCCAATTTCAAACTCTCAATTGCAAAATCTTTCAAAGATTCAGGATGAAGATCCAAGAAAATCCATTGAAGTATTTGGCTCAAACAAGTTGGATAAGAAAGACTTGGTGGCTAAGAATCTAGAGAAGAAATTGTCTGTTCTAAAATGGGATGCCATTCCAAAAGCTAAGGCCACTCAAACTGCTCCAAGAAGCGATCAAATGATTGAAGATATAGGGAGCGATGCAAGTTCCGATCTGTTCGAGATCGAAAACATATCTGGAATCAATGGAAAGCCATTCACAAGAAATACTTCGGATGTTATATCAAGCTCCATGACAGCTTATGAGCCAAGTGAAGCCAGTATTGAATGGAGTGCAGTCACCGCTAGTGCAGCTGATTTCTCATCTGTTGCAGACtatgatgaaaagaaagtcACAGCCAGGACTAAAACCACACAACTGGAGAAGGATTTGCATAAAAGTCACCATAGTGGACTGTTAGGCTGTAAAAGTTATAAGGCAGTTAGCATAGCTGAAACTTCATACAGAAATATTGAGAAGTTGAATTCTGATTCTAGACGTTTCCCAAGATTGGACTCGACCATGATCGCTACTAATGCAACAGGCTGA
- the LOC101218759 gene encoding putative pentatricopeptide repeat-containing protein At1g74580 — translation MNRALQPKHVAAVIRYQNDPLNALKMFNQVKTEDGFKHTLETYKCMIEKLGLHGKFEAMEDVLAEMRKNVDSKMLEGVYIGIMRDYGRKGKVQEAVNVFERMDFYDCEPSVQSYNAIMNILVEYGYFSQAHKVYMRMKDIGIYPDVYTHTIRMKSFCITGRPTAALRLLNNMPGQGCEFNAVSYCAVISGFYKENCQIEAYHLFDEMLKQGICPDILTFNKLIHVLCKKGNVQESEKLFSKVMKRGVCPNLFTFNIFIQGLCRKGAIDEAARLLESIVSEGLTPDVISYNTLICGFCKHSKLVEAECYLHKMVNSGVEPNEFTYNTIINGFCKAGMMQNADKILRDAMFKGFIPDEFTYSSLINGLCNDGDMNRAMAVFYEAMEKGFKHSIILYNTLVKGLSKQGLVLQALQLMKDMMEHGCSPDIWTYNLVVNGLCKMGCLSDANGILNDAIAKGCIPDIFTFNTLIDGYCKQRNMDKAIEILDTMLSHGITPDVITYNTLLNGLCKARKLDNVVDTFKAMLEKGCTPNIITYNILIESFCKDRKVSEAMELFKEMKTRGLTPDIVTLCTLICGLCSNGELDKAYELFVTIEKEYKFSYSTAIFNIMINAFCEKLNVSMAEKLFHKMGGSDCAPDNYTYRVMIDSYCKTGNIDLAHTFLLENISKGLVPSFTTCGKVLNCLCVTHRLSEAVVIINLMVQNGIVPEEVNSIFEADKKEVAAPKIVVEYLLKKSHITYYSYELLYDGIRNRKLDNKKFKRSTSLVSGKRVANHHRHI, via the coding sequence ATGAATCGAGCTTTGCAGCCAAAACATGTAGCTGCTGTAATAAGATACCAGAATGATCCCCTAAACGCACTCAAAATGTTCAACCAAGTGAAAACTGAAGATGGTTTCAAGCACACATTGGAAACGTATAAGTGCATGATTGAGAAACTTGGGCTGCATGGAAAATTTGAAGCAATGGAGGATGTGCTCGCTGAAATGAGGAAGAATGTCGATAGCAAAATGCTTGAAGGAGTGTATATTGGAATTATGAGGGACTatggaaggaaaggaaaggttCAAGAAGCTGTTAATGTGTTTGAAAGGATGGATTTTTATGATTGTGAGCCATCCGTTCAATCATATAATGCCATCATGAACATTTTAGTTGAGTACGGGTATTTCAGTCAAGCTCACAAAGTGTATATGAGAATGAAAGATATTGGAATTTATCCAGATGTTTATACACACACAATTAGGATGAAGTCCTTTTGTATAACTGGTAGGCCAACTGCTGCCCTGAGGCTGCTTAATAATATGCCTGGCCAGGGATGTGAGTTCAATGCTGTTTCATATTGCGCTGTGATTAGTGGATTTTACAAAGAGAATTGTCAAATTGAGGCATATCACTTGTTCGACGAAATGCTCAAACAAGGTATCTGTCCTGATATTTTAACATTCAATAAGCTCATTCATGTTCTTTGTAAGAAGGGTAATGTTCAAGAAAGTGAGAAACTCTTCAGCAAGGTCATGAAGAGGGGAGTGTGCCCAAATCTGTTCACATTCAATATCTTCATTCAGGGGCTTTGTAGAAAAGGTGCAATAGATGAGGCTGCTAGATTGTTGGAGAGTATCGTATCAGAAGGTCTAACTCCTGATGTAATTTCGTACAATACACTGATTTGTGGCTTCTGTAAACATTCTAAATTAGTAGAAGCAGAGTGTTATTTGCATAAAATGGTGAATAGTGGGGTTGAGCCAAACGAATTTACCTataatacaattattaatGGATTTTGCAAAGCGGGTATGATGCAAAATGCAGATAAAATTCTCCGTGATGCAATGTTTAAGGGGTTCATCCCTGATGAATTCACATATAGCTCTTTAATTAATGGATTATGCAACGATGGAGATATGAACCGAGCCATGGCTGTATTTTATGAGGCAATGGAAAAAGGATTTAAGCATAGTATTATTCTCTATAATACATTGGTAAAGGGGTTGTCCAAGCAGGGCCTTGTTTTGCAGGCCTTGCAGCTGATGAAAGATATGATGGAACATGGTTGTAGCCCTGATATTTGGACTTACAATCTAGTTGTGAATGGGTTATGCAAGATGGGTTGTCTATCTGATGCCAATGGAATTCTGAATGATGCTATTGCCAAGGGATGCATTCCTGATATATTTACCTTCAATACATTGATTGATGGTTACTGTAAACAACGGAACATGGACAAAGCTATTGAGATTTTAGACACAATGTTGAGTCATGGTATAACTCCTGATGTGATTACATATAACACACTCTTAAATGGCCTCTGCAAGGCAAGAAAGCTAGACAATGTGGTGGACACTTTTAAAGCAATGCTTGAGAAGGGGTGTACACCAAACATAATTACATACAATATATTGATTGAAAGCTTTTGTAAAGATCGAAAAGTTAGCGAAGCAATGGAGTTATTTAAGGAGATGAAAACTAGAGGCTTGACTCCAGATATTGTTACTCTTTGCACCTTGATTTGTGGGTTATGCAGTAATGGCGAGCTGGATAAAGCTTATGAGCTATTTGTGacaatagaaaaagaatacaaattcTCATATTCAACAGCTATATTCAACATTATGATCAATGCCTTCTGTGAAAAACTAAATGTTAGTATGGCAGAGAAGCTCTTTCATAAGATGGGTGGCTCTGACTGTGCTCCAGACAATTACACCTACCGTGTCATGATAGATTCTTACTGCAAAACAGGGAACATTGACCTTGCACACACTTTTCTCCTGGAAAATATCAGTAAAGGGTTGGTTCCATCATTCACAACCTGTGGAAAAGTTTTGAACTGTCTTTGTGTGACGCACAGATTAAGTGAGGCAGTGGTTATTATCAACCTCATGGTGCAGAATGGCATTGTTCCTGAAGAAGTGAATTCAATATTTGAAGCTGACAAGAAGGAAGTAGCTGCACCTAAAATTGTTGTAGAATATCTATTGAAGAAGTCTCATATCACATACTATAGTTATGAACTGTTGTATGATGGAATTCGAAATAGAAAGTTGGacaacaaaaagttcaaacgaAGTACTTCCCTAGTTTCAGGAAAGAGAGTTGCGAATCATCATAGACATATTTAA
- the LOC101219230 gene encoding pentatricopeptide repeat-containing protein At1g74630 has protein sequence MNSRELHCLALFSKCKSLRTVKQIQALIFKTCLNSYPLVSGKLLLHCAVTLPDSLHYARRLFLDIRNPDVFMYNTLIRGLSDSDTPSNALQLFVEMRRKSVALPDSFSFAFLLKAAANCRALTNGLQLHCLAVGYGLDSHLFVGTTLISMYAECACLVFARKVFDEMIEPNIVAWNAIVAACFRCEGVKDAEQVFRCMPIRNLTSWNIMLAGYTKAGELQLAREVFMKMPLKDDVSWSTMIVGFAHNGNFNDAFAFFREVRREGMRPNEVSLTGVLSACAQAGAFEFGRILHGFVEKSGFLQIISVNNALIDTYSKCGNLDMARLVFDNMLRRSAVSWTAMIAGMAMHGYGEEAIRLFNEMEESNIKPDSITFISILYACSHAGLVDLGCSYFSRMVNTYGIEPVIEHYGCMVDLYGRAGKLQQAYDFVCQMPISPNDIVWRTLLGACSIHGNLYLAGQVKRQLSELDPENSGDHVLLSNIYAVAGKWKDVAALRRSMTHQRLKKTPGWSMIEVNRIIYSFVAGEKQNDIAVEAHQKLREIMSRLRIEGGYVPEVGSVLHDIEVEEKEDSVSQHSEKLAVAFGMAKLPRGRAIRVVKNLRICRDCHTVMKLISKVYEVEIVVRDRSRFHSFTHGSCSCRDYW, from the coding sequence ATGAATAGCAGAGAGCTTCACTGTCTTGCGTTATTTAGCAAATGTAAATCTCTTAGAACTGTTAAGCAAATCCAGGCTCTTATATTCAAAACATGCTTAAATTCCTATCCATTGGTCTCCGGAAAGCTTCTTCTACATTGTGCAGTCACACTTCCTGATTCTCTACACTATGCTCGACGCCTTTTCCTCGACATTCGAAACCCAGATGTGTTTATGTACAACACTCTCATCCGTGGCCTTTCCGATTCCGACACTCCCTCCAATGCCCTTCAACTGTTTGTTGAAATGCGTCGCAAATCCGTGGCTTTACCCGATAGTTTCTCTTTTGCTTTTCTACTCAAAGCCGCCGCTAATTGCAGGGCTCTGACCAATGGGTTGCAGTTGCATTGTCTAGCTGTTGGTTATGGCCTGGATTCCCATCTTTTTGTTGGGACAACGCTGATTAGCATGTATGCTGAATGTGCATGTTTGGTCTTTGCACGCAAGGTGTTCGATGAAATGATTGAACCAAATATTGTTGCTTGGAATGCCATTGTTGCTGCATGTTTTAGGTGCGAGGGCGTTAAGGATGCAGAGCAAGTGTTTCGTTGTATGCCAATTAGAAACTTGACCTCTTGGAACATCATGCTTGCAGGGTACACAAAAGCAGGTGAGCTTCAGTTAGCTAGGGAGGTGTTTATGAAAATGCCTTTGAAAGATGATGTTTCTTGGAGTACTATGATTGTTGGGTTCGCTCATAATGGCAACTTTAACGATGCTTTCGCATTTTTCAGGGAGGTAAGGCGGGAAGGGATGAGACCAAATGAGGTAAGTCTCACAGGTGTGCTTTCTGCATGTGCACAAGCTGGGGCATTCGAGTTTGGAAGAATTCTACATGGGTTTGTTGAAAAATCTGGCTTTCTGCAGATTATTTCAGTGAATAATGCACTGATTGATACCTACTCTAAATGTGGGAATTTGGATATGGCTCGTTTGGTCTTTGATAATATGCTTAGAAGGAGCGCTGTCTCTTGGACAGCCATGATTGCGGGGATGGCAATGCATGGCTACGGGGAAGAAGCAATCAGACTATTTAATGAGATGGAAGAGTCTAATATTAAGCCCGACAGTATTACCTTCATATCCATCTTGTATGCGTGTAGCCATGCTGGATTAGTTGATTTGGGATGCTCTTATTTTTCTAGGATGGTAAATACTTACGGTATTGAACCCGTAATTGAACATTATGGTTGCATGGTTGATCTTTATGGTCGAGCTGGTAAGCTGCAGCAAGCTTATGATTTTGTGTGTCAAATGCCAATTTCACCGAATGATATTGTCTGGAGGACTCTTCTTGGAGCTTGTAGCATTCATGGTAACTTATATCTGGCAGGGCAAGTAAAGAGACAACTCTCTGAACTTGACCCTGAAAATTCTGGAGATCATGTACTTTTGTCAAACATTTATGCAGTTGCAGGGAAATGGAAGGATGTTGCCGCTTTAAGAAGATCAATGACTCATCAAAGACTCAAGAAAACTCCAGGTTGGAGCATGATTGAAGTCAACAgaattatatatagttttgttgCAGGAGAAAAGCAAAATGACATAGCAGTAGAGGCTCATCAAAAACTAAGGGAGATAATGTCGAGACTAAGGATAGAAGGAGGTTATGTTCCAGAAGTTGGAAGTGTTTTGCATGATatagaagtagaagaaaaggaagactCTGTTTCACAACACAGCGAGAAACTGGCAGTAGCTTTCGGGATGGCGAAGCTGCCGAGAGGAAGAGCCATAAGAGTGGTTAAGAATTTAAGAATTTGCAGGGACTGTCACACTGTAATGAAGCTGATTTCTAAGGTCTATGAAGTAGAAATTGTGGTGAGAGATAGAAGCCGTTTCCACTCTTTCACACATGGTTCTTGTTCATGCAGAGATTACTGGTAA
- the LOC101218987 gene encoding glutathione S-transferase U9 isoform X1: MTDKNKVVLYGFWACPFVKSVELALKIKGIPFAYVEEDFLNKSPELLKFNPVYKKVPVLVHNERPICESAIILEYIEEVWNNNGPSLLPQDPFKRSQIRFWVDFVKNQLYDSLLLSMKTEGEAQEKAMEEVKERLKVVEEQGLKSLLAEGSPFVNGDELGYLDIGMLTILGRYKIYEEFFGMKIMEEEEIPIVFSWLNRLIEHPIAKELGAPPKEKILGLLHITRQRFLQSPVAA, translated from the exons ATGACAGATAAAAACAAAGTGGTGCTTTATGGATTCTGGGCTTGTCCTTTTGTAAAGAGTGTCGAACTCGCCCTTAAAATCAAAGGCATCCCTTTTGCCTATGTAGAAGAAGATTTCCTGAACAAAAGCCCAGAGCTTCTCAAATTCAATCCTGTTTATAAGAAAGTTCCTGTACTCGTCCACAATGAAAGACCCATTTGCGAATCAGCTATAATTTTGGAGTACATAGAGGAAGTTTGGAACAACAATGGCCCTTCTCTTCTACCTCAAGATCCCTTCAAACGATCCCAGATTCGATTCTGGGTTGATTTCGTTAAGAATCAG TTGTATGATAGTCTACTTTTATCAATGAAGACAGAAGGGGAAGCACAAGAGAAAGCCATGGAAGAAGTGAAAGAGAGGCTGAAAGTTGTTGAAGAACAGGGGTTGAAGAGTTTGTTGGCAGAGGGAAGTCCATTTGTGAATGGAGATGAACTTGGATATTTAGACATAGGGATGTTGACAATTCTTGGAAGGTACAAAATTTACGAAGAGTtttttggaatgaaaattATGGAAGAGGAGGAGATCCCAATTGTATTCTCGTGGTTGAATAGATTGATAGAGCATCCTATTGCAAAGGAGCTGGGAGCTCCTCCCAAGGAAAAGATTTTGGGGCTTCTTCACATCACTAGGCAAAGATTTCTACAATCCCCTGTTGCTGCTTAA
- the LOC101218987 gene encoding glutathione S-transferase U9 isoform X2, translating into MTDKNKVVLYGFWACPFVKSVELALKIKGIPFAYVEEDFLNKSPELLKFNPVYKKVPVLVHNERPICESAIILEYIEEVWNNNGPSLLPQDPFKRSQIRFWVDFVKNQTEGEAQEKAMEEVKERLKVVEEQGLKSLLAEGSPFVNGDELGYLDIGMLTILGRYKIYEEFFGMKIMEEEEIPIVFSWLNRLIEHPIAKELGAPPKEKILGLLHITRQRFLQSPVAA; encoded by the exons ATGACAGATAAAAACAAAGTGGTGCTTTATGGATTCTGGGCTTGTCCTTTTGTAAAGAGTGTCGAACTCGCCCTTAAAATCAAAGGCATCCCTTTTGCCTATGTAGAAGAAGATTTCCTGAACAAAAGCCCAGAGCTTCTCAAATTCAATCCTGTTTATAAGAAAGTTCCTGTACTCGTCCACAATGAAAGACCCATTTGCGAATCAGCTATAATTTTGGAGTACATAGAGGAAGTTTGGAACAACAATGGCCCTTCTCTTCTACCTCAAGATCCCTTCAAACGATCCCAGATTCGATTCTGGGTTGATTTCGTTAAGAATCAG ACAGAAGGGGAAGCACAAGAGAAAGCCATGGAAGAAGTGAAAGAGAGGCTGAAAGTTGTTGAAGAACAGGGGTTGAAGAGTTTGTTGGCAGAGGGAAGTCCATTTGTGAATGGAGATGAACTTGGATATTTAGACATAGGGATGTTGACAATTCTTGGAAGGTACAAAATTTACGAAGAGTtttttggaatgaaaattATGGAAGAGGAGGAGATCCCAATTGTATTCTCGTGGTTGAATAGATTGATAGAGCATCCTATTGCAAAGGAGCTGGGAGCTCCTCCCAAGGAAAAGATTTTGGGGCTTCTTCACATCACTAGGCAAAGATTTCTACAATCCCCTGTTGCTGCTTAA